One Lutra lutra chromosome 7, mLutLut1.2, whole genome shotgun sequence DNA window includes the following coding sequences:
- the LOC125105020 gene encoding uncharacterized protein LOC125105020 has product MQKYPIGLLSDSPTSEIVRKTPEREGLQIRGKEGSCCETATIWAGCRNLAGLHVSSILIDHGCRRQRKGYEAKSTNATGEPTTSLEDCAPHLLLTATCEIPFHRWRNRGSVRSRSQEPPLSQAQPCQIPAGEPPISTKTRDSQNAVLMRVDWRDITNYEGVLDIQMELCLCSYGLKFSSPAESPEPVTSCFPLSSGWTPHAQQRCMQTLASLSQNSV; this is encoded by the exons ATGCAGAAGTACCCGATTGGGCTGCTCTCAGATTCCCCGACGTCAGAAATTGTCAG GAAGACCCCGGAAAGAGAAGGTCTTCAGATCAGAGGGAAAGAAGGCAGCTGCTGTGAGACAGCTACCATCTGGGCCGGATGCAGG AACCTTGCTGGACTCCACGTGAGCTCGATCCTCATAGATCACGGATGTCGCAGACAACGTAAAGGTTATGAAGCAAAATCAACAAACGCCACAGGGGAACCCACCACCTCACTTGAGGACTGCGCCCCGCATCTACTCCTCACCGCAACCTGTGagatcccatttcacagatggagaaacagaggctcagTGAGGTCTAGGTCACAGGAACCA cccctgtcccAGGCTCAGCCCTGCCAGATCCCAGCTGGGGAGCCCCCCATAAGCACAAAGACCAGAGACTCCCAGAATGCAGTTCTGATGAGGGTGGACTGGAGGGACATAACCAACTACGAAGGAGTGCTG GACATCCAGATGGAGCTCTGTCTTTGCAGCTATGGTCTGAAATTCTCTAGCCCTGCAGAGTCCCCGGAGCCTGTtacctcctgcttccctctcagcTCAGGGTGGACCCCACATGCTCAGCAACGCTGCATGCAAACTCTGGCCTCCTTGTCCCAGAATTCGGTCTGA